In the genome of Vicia villosa cultivar HV-30 ecotype Madison, WI linkage group LG7, Vvil1.0, whole genome shotgun sequence, one region contains:
- the LOC131616321 gene encoding mitochondrial-processing peptidase subunit alpha-like yields the protein MYRATASSLKRHLKGRGGNLGATRFNTSSAVAAKVSSGGLFSWLTGERSSSLPPLDTPLSSVVLPDPLPDYVEPSKTKITTLSNGLKIASETSSNPAASIGLYLDCGSIYETPLSSGASHLLERMAFKSTVNRSHFRIVREVEAIGGNIGASASREQMGYTFDALKTYIPQMVELLVDCVRNPAFLDWEVNEELRKVKAELGELSNNPQGLLLEAIHSAGYSGALAYPLLAPEEALNRLDGPSLEEFVAENYTAPRMVLAASGVDHEELLSVAEPLLSDLPSVPRPNEPKSTYVGGDFRRHGEEGAAHVAIAFEVPGGWQQERDAIVLTVLQMLMGGGGSFSAGGPGKGMHSRLYLRVLNEYQQIQSFSAFNSIFNNTGLFGIYASTSPEFVPKAVDLAARELISIASPGQVSQVQLDRAKQSTKSAVLMNLESRMIASEDIGRQILTYGERKSVEQFLTAVDEITLNDITKISQKIISSPLTMASYGDVINVPSYETVNRMFHAK from the exons GGCCGTGGTGGCAACTTGGGAGCTACTAGGTTTAATACTTCAAGTGCTGTAGCTGCAAAGGTTTCCTCGGGTGGTTTGTTTAGCTGGCTTACCGGGGAGCGTTCGAGTTCACTTCCTCCTCTTGATACGCCGCTTAGTTCTGTTGTTCTTCCTGATCCTTTACCTGATTATGTTGAACCAAGCAAGACCAAGATCACAACTCTTTCTAATGGACTCAAAATCGCGTCAGAGACCTCGTCG AACCCTGCAGCCTCAATTGGGTTATATCTCGACTGTGGTTCCATCTATGAGACACCGTTGTCAAGCGGAGCTTCTCATTTGCTAGAGAGAATGGCTTTCAAGAGCACGGTTAACCGTAGTCACTTTCGTATTGTAAGGGAGGTAGAAGCAATTGGTGGTAATATAGGAGCCTCGGCCTCTCGAGAACAAATGGGCTACACATTTGACGCTTTAAAGACTTACATTCCACAAATGGTTGAGTTACTCGTTGACTGTGTAAGGAACCCAGCCTTCTTGGATTGGGAGGTCAATGAAGag CTTCGAAAGGTGAAAGCAGAGCTTGGGGAACTCTCAAACAATCCCCAGGGTTTGCTTTTGGAAGCAATTCACTCTGCTGGTTATTCTGGTGCATTAGCTTATCCTCTTTTAGCTCCTGAAGAAGCACTGAACAGATTGGATGGCCCCAGTTTAGAGGAATTTGTTGCT GAAAATTACACAGCTCCTAGAATGGTACTTGCTGCATCTGGGGTTGATCATGAAGAGCTTCTATCAGTTGCTGAGCCACTTCTTTCTGACCTACCAAGTGTTCCCCGTCCTAATGAACCAAAATCTACCTATGTTGGAGGTGATTTCCGTCGTCACGGTGAAGAAGGG GCCGCACATGTTGCCATTGCTTTTGAAGTGCCCGGTGGCTGGCAACAGGAGAGAGATGCTATAGTTTTGACTGTTCTACAG ATGCTTATGGGAGGAGGCGGTTCATTCTCAGCTGGAGGGCCCGGTAAAGGGATGCACTCAAGGCTAT ATCTTCGCGTGTTGAATGAATATCAACAGATTCAATCATTTTCTGCATTCAACAGTATCTTCAACAATACAGGATTATTCGGCATTTACGCGAGCACT AGCCCTGAGTTTGTACCAAAAGCTGTAGATTTAGCTGCCAGAGAACTAATATCAATTGCATCGCCTGGACAAG TTTCTCAGGTACAGCTTGACCGTGCCAAACAATCCACAAAATCTGCAGTTCTTATGAATCTGGAATCTAGA ATGATTGCCTCAGAAGATATTGGAAGGCAGATTTTGACATACGGAGAAAG AAAGTCTGTGGAACAGTTCCTGACGGCCGTAGATGAAATCACTTTGAACGATATCACTAAAATATCTCAGAAGATTATTTCCTCACCTTTGACTATGGCATCTTATGGAGATG TTATTAACGTGCCAAGTTACGAAACTGTGAACCGCATGTTCCATGCGAAATGA
- the LOC131616322 gene encoding zinc finger BED domain-containing protein RICESLEEPER 2-like produces MAKEKKQTLIPFQPYNQDNPFIGDRYTNEKMREIIATVIMVHEHPFSVVEDEIWMWAFQYANSYFHKIGRKTARADCLRIYEEEKKTLKDLLRKIGKISITTDMWRSSHQVAEYMVITGHFIDYGRKLQKRVLSFVKIPAPRRGIDVADAIFKCLKSWGIENKIFSVSVDNASYNDSCLKSLKEDYPLSRMLVLGGALFHVRCCAHVLNLLVQDGLSQIKDVIGKVRESVKYINHNDERLKAFCDVVEQKGLKDRKLILDCPTRWNSTYHMLSAALKFRIAFPSYKEREPHYKYAPSTEDWDNVEKVCQFLEVFNLATLFISGSEYPTSNLYLAEVWRVKQVIDKATEDTNSFMREMTASMKLKFDKYWGECNLLMAIASVLDPRSKFHTVDICFPLIYEAEVAKENIKKVKNSLEELYAEYVSLSLQESSSNEVHTSGINSSSSSSIQSQPSVIIGFDRIMSIVREKEVVPTVKSELQTYLDEGVYIPDGDNSSFSALEWWKNNSLKYKILSKMAADILAVPISTVVSESTFSAGGRVIDEYCSKLNEKSIEALIYGGDWLCHKYNLKQKSKVAAEQHQEITLKI; encoded by the exons ATGGCTAAAGAGAAGAAGCAAACTCTTATTCCTTTTCAACCTTATAATCAGGATAATCCATTTATTGGGGATAGATATACAAATGAGAAGATGAGAGAAATCATTGCTACTGTTATTATGGTACATGAACACCCTTTTAGTGTGGTGGAGGATGAAATATGGATGTGGGCTTTTCAATATGCAAActcatattttcataaaatcggTCGAAAAACAGCAAGAGCGGATTGTTTAAGAATATacgaggaagagaagaaaactttgaaggatttattgagaaaaattggaaaaattagTATAACTACTGATATGTGGAGATCAAGTCACCAAGTAGCTGAATATATGGTTATCACTGGCCATTTCATTGATTATGGACGGAAACTCCAAAAAAGGGTGTTGAGTTTTGTGAAAATTCCTGCTCCAAGGCGTGGGATTGATGTGGCTGATGCAATTTTCAAGTGCTTGAAATCTTGGGGAATTGAGAATAAGATATTTTCAGTTTCAGTCGACAATGCTTCTTACAACGATTCTTGTTTAAAAAGTTTGAAGGAAGACTATCCACTAAGCAGAATGTTAGTTCTTGGAGGGGCATTGTTTCATGTTAGATGTTGTGCACATGTACTAAATTTGTTAGTGCAAGATGGTCTTAGCCAAATTAAGGATGTCATTGGCAAAGTTCGTGAAAGTGTGAAGTATATTAACCATAATGATGAGAGATTGAAAGCTTTCTGTGATGTTGTTGAACAAAAGGGGCTGAAAGATAGGAAGCTCATACTTGATTGCCCAACAAGATGGAATTCTACATATCACATGTTATCCGCTGCATTGAAATTCAGGATTGCATTTCCATCTTATAAGGAAAGAGAACCACATTATAAGTATGCACCTTCAACTGAAGATTGGGACAATGTTGAGAAAGTTTGTCAATTTCTTGAAGTGTTTAATCTTGCCACTCTTTTTATATCAGGTAGTGAGTACCCTACTTCTAATCTATATCTTGCGGAAGTTTGGAGGGTGAAGCAAGTCATTGATAAAGCAACAGAAGATACAAATTCATTTATGAGAGAAATGACAGCTTCTATGAAACTAAAGTTTGACAAATATTGGGGTGAATGCAATTTGTTGATGGCTATTGCTAGTGTTTTGGATCCAAGGAGCAAATTTCATACTGTTGATATATGCTTTCCATTGATATATGAAGCTGAAGTTGCTAAAGAGAATATAAAGAAGGTGAAGAATTCGTTAGAGGAGCTATATGCTGAATATGTTTCTCTAAGTCTGCAAGAGTCATCTTCTAATGAAGTTCATACTAGTGGCatcaattcatcatcatcatcttcgatCCAATCTCAACCTTCAGTCATCATCGGATTTGACCGAATCATGAGCATTGTGCGTGAAAAGGAAGTTGTTCCTACAGTGAAATCAGAATTACAAACTTATCTTGATGAAGGTGTTTACATTCCTGATGGAGATAATAGCTCTTTTAGCGCATTGGAGTGGTGGAAGAACAATAGCTTAAAATATAAGATCTTATCAAAGATGGCTGCTGATATTCTAGCTGTTCCTATATCTACTGTGGTGTCAGAATCTACTTTCAGTGCCGGAGGCAGAGTTATTGATGAATATTGCTCTAAACTGAATGAGAAATCGATAGAAGCACTTATTTATGGTGGGGATTGGCTTTGTCACAAGTATAACTTGAAACAAAAGTCTAAG GTGGCGGCTGAACAACATCAAGAGATCACCTTAAAAATTTGA